TCGGGATCGAGCGCAATCGCGCGGGCCAGCGCAATGCGCCGCGCCATGCCGCCCGACACCTCGCTCGGCATCAGGTCGCGCGCGCCGCGCAGGCCCACCGCATTGAGCTTCATCAGCACGATGTCGCGAATCAGGGCTTCGGGCAGGTCGGTATGTTCGCGCAGCGGAAACGCCACATTTTCAAACACGCTCAAATCAGCGAACAGCGCGCCAAACTGGAACAGCATGCCCATGCGCCTGCGGGCGGCGTAAAGCTGCGTCTGATCCATGGGCGTGACGTCCTGGCCGTCAAACAGCAGCGTGCCCGATTGCGCCCGGTTCTGGCCGCCAATCAGGCGCAGGATGGTCGTCTTGCCGCCGCCCGAAGCGCCCATCAGGGCCGTGACCTTGCCCTTGGGCACCGACAGCGAAATGTCATCGAGAATGACACGCTCCCCATAGCCAAAGGTCAGGTGATTCAACTCGACAAGGGAAGTAGAAGATGAGGGCATAGAAAAAACAAAAGCCGGATATTCCGGCTTCTGGATCATAAGGGATTACGCTAATTAGCGCGGCAGGTCGCTGTAGCCCATCAGGAACTCATCGACCGACCGCGCGGCCTGCCGGCCTTCGCGAATCGCCCACACCACCAGGCTCTGGCCGCGCCGGATATCGCCTGCCGCAAACACCTTGGGGACGTTCGTCGCATAGCCGCCGATGAAGTCGGTTCCTGCCCTGGCATTGCCTCGGTTGTCCTTTTCAATGCCGAAGGCGTCGAGCACTGAAGCCACCGGCGAGACAAAGCCCATGGCCAGCAGCACCAGGTCGGCCTTGAGGATCTGCTCCGAGCCCGGCACTTCAACCATCTTGCCGTCCTTCCATTCGACGCGAACCGTTTTCAGGCCGGTGACCTTGCCTTTTTCGCCGATCAACTCCTTGGTCGAGATGGCGAACTCGCGCTCGCAGCCTTCTTCGTGGGACGAAGAAGTGCGCAGCTTGATCGGCCAGTAGGGCCAGGTCATGGGCCGGTTTTCCTCGACCGGGGGCTGGGGCATGAGTTCGAACTGGGTCACGCTGGCCGCGCCGTGGCGGTTGCTGGTGCCGACGCAGTCCGAGCCGGTATCGCCGCCGCCGATCACGATGACATGCTTGCCTTCTGCGCGCAGCTGGCCCTTGACCTTGTCGCCGGCATTGACCTTGTTTTGCTGCGGCAGGAACTCCATGGCGAAATACACGCCGTCCAGTTCGCGGCCGGGAACCGGCAGGTCGCGCGACTGCTCGGCGCCGCCGGTCAGGACCACGGCATCGAAATCTTTTTGCAGCTGCTCGGGCGTGATGGTTTCCTTGGCCCAGTTGGTGACCCTGGAACCCTTGGGCAGGCTGCCGACCATGACGCCGGTGCGAAACACCACGCCCTCGGCCTGCATCTGCTCGACACGGCGGTCGATGTGGATTTTTTCCATCTTGAAGTCGGGAATGCCGTAGCGCAGCAGGCCACCGACGCGGTCGTTCTTCTCGAACAGCGTCACGTCGTGGCCCACGCGCGCCAGTTGCTGGGCAGCGGCCATGCCGGCGGGGCCGGAACCGACGACAGCAACCTTCTTGCCAGTCTTGTGCTTGGCGGGACGGGGCTTGACCCAGCCCTCGGACCAGGCGCGGTCGATGATCGCGTGCTCAATCGACTTGATGCCCACCGCATCGTCGTTCACATTCAGCGTGCAGGCCGCCTCGCAGGGCGCGGGGCAGATGCGGCCGGTGAATTCCGGAAAATTGTTGGTGCTGTGCAGCGTGTCAATCGCGTTTTTCCAGTCGTTGCGAAACACCATGTCGTTGAAATCGGGAATGATGTTGTTGACCGGGCAGCCGCTGTTGCAAAACGGCGTGCCGCAGTCCATGCAGCGCGCGGCCTGCTTGTTGGCCTGCTTGTCGTCCAGGCCGATGACAAATTCCTTGTAGTTCTTCAGGCGCTCCGGGACGGGCTTGTAGCCCTCCTCGATGCGCTCGTATTCCATGAAGCCGGTGATTTTTCCCATGATGAAGTCCTGTGCAATTTTTTAAGCTTTTAATGCCGTTTGCGCATATCCAGCGGGCGCAAGCAGCTATTAATACAATAGCAATACGGTGAACGGGCCAGAGCTTGGTACGGTGCAATGCCGCCCGCGGCGCTGGCCCTGTCCGGCTTATTTGGCGGCCACCGCTTCCTGGTGGTTCGTCGCTACCTGGG
This DNA window, taken from Polaromonas hydrogenivorans, encodes the following:
- a CDS encoding ABC transporter ATP-binding protein gives rise to the protein MPSSSTSLVELNHLTFGYGERVILDDISLSVPKGKVTALMGASGGGKTTILRLIGGQNRAQSGTLLFDGQDVTPMDQTQLYAARRRMGMLFQFGALFADLSVFENVAFPLREHTDLPEALIRDIVLMKLNAVGLRGARDLMPSEVSGGMARRIALARAIALDPELVMYDEPFSGLDPISLGTAARLIRHLNDSLGLTSIFVSHELEQTFAIADHVIILANGKVATQGTPDEVRQSTDPLVYQYVHALPDGPVRFDYPGVTVEQDFGPASTAVSLKSGASS
- a CDS encoding glutamate synthase subunit beta, translated to MGKITGFMEYERIEEGYKPVPERLKNYKEFVIGLDDKQANKQAARCMDCGTPFCNSGCPVNNIIPDFNDMVFRNDWKNAIDTLHSTNNFPEFTGRICPAPCEAACTLNVNDDAVGIKSIEHAIIDRAWSEGWVKPRPAKHKTGKKVAVVGSGPAGMAAAQQLARVGHDVTLFEKNDRVGGLLRYGIPDFKMEKIHIDRRVEQMQAEGVVFRTGVMVGSLPKGSRVTNWAKETITPEQLQKDFDAVVLTGGAEQSRDLPVPGRELDGVYFAMEFLPQQNKVNAGDKVKGQLRAEGKHVIVIGGGDTGSDCVGTSNRHGAASVTQFELMPQPPVEENRPMTWPYWPIKLRTSSSHEEGCEREFAISTKELIGEKGKVTGLKTVRVEWKDGKMVEVPGSEQILKADLVLLAMGFVSPVASVLDAFGIEKDNRGNARAGTDFIGGYATNVPKVFAAGDIRRGQSLVVWAIREGRQAARSVDEFLMGYSDLPR